The following are encoded together in the Salvia hispanica cultivar TCC Black 2014 chromosome 6, UniMelb_Shisp_WGS_1.0, whole genome shotgun sequence genome:
- the LOC125195785 gene encoding probable LRR receptor-like serine/threonine-protein kinase At1g07650, whose amino-acid sequence MGKTRYFKLFCFILIAFASTTLCSSAPKQQLHQNEVRALKEIAKRLGKKDWDFSTDPCSGEGNWSMPVTVKGFESSVTCDCSFHQMSTCHIVSIALKAQNLTGGVPSEFFKFHHLKRLDLSRNYFNGSIPSQWATLTLADLSFMGNRLSGPFPKVITKMTSLVNLSLEGNQLSGPVPSDIGQLVNLQKLVLSSNAFTGALPTALAKLTSLLDMRISDNNFTGKIPEYINSWKDVQKLHMQGCSLEGPIPSSISSLTSLSDLRISDLTGGESTFPQLSKMKSMKVLILRSCLLHGEIPPYIGTMEKLKNLDLSFNDLTGEIPESFDQLTKIDFMFLTRNRLTGRIPDWILQRNKNADLSYNNFTSGPIECPRGSVNLVESLSTHSDKFVHPCMKQEFPCSDTKNQENYSLRINCGGKDVDIANGTTYKADSEARGASMFYMGQAQNWAFSSTGNFMDDDLDSDNYVVTNVSTLYNTAPPVSELYTTARVSPLSLTYYGLCLLNGNYTVTLHFAEIAFTNDTSFNSLGRRIFDVYLQGKLVLKDFNIAEAAGGPGKPIIKNFTVSVTSHTLKIHLYWAGRGTTGIPFRGTYGPLISAISVDPNFRPPVHHKRISSTLLAGTIAGSVCLLALVLGFLHKKGYLGGKSTTDKELRGLDLQTGIFTLRQIKSATNNFDPANKIGEGGFGSVFKGLLSDGTIIAVKQLSSKSKQGTREFVNEIGMISALQHPNLVKLYGCCVEGNHLMLVYEYMENNCVSRALFGKGAAQKHLLDWPTRRKICLGIARGLAYLHEDSMVKIVHRDIKTSNVLLDKDLNAKISDFGLAKLNEDDKTHISTRIAGTIGYMAPEYAMRGYLTNKADVYSFGVVALEIVSGKSNTNYRPKEDFVYLLDWAYVLQERGSLLELVDPDLGSAYSSEEAMVVLNVALLCTNAAPTLRPTMSQVVSMLEGRTAVQDLLSDPGFSTADSKYKAIRNHFWQHPSVSLSMSTDASDSSLSNQDRVVDPGS is encoded by the exons AGCTTTGAAAGCACAGAATTTAACAGGAGGTGTGCCATCAGAGTTTTTCAAGTTTCACCATCTTAAACGCTT GGATCTTAGTAGGAATTACTTCAATGGCTCCATACCTTCTCAGTGGGCAACATTGACCTTGGCTGATCT CTCCTTTATGGGAAATAGATTGTCTGGTCCATTTCCAAAGGTTATTACCAAGATGACCTCCCTCGTCAACCT GAGTCTTGAAGGGAACCAGCTTTCTGGACCCGTTCCTTCAGATATTGGACAATTGGTCAATTTACAAAAGCT TGTGTTATCTTCAAATGCATTCACAGGAGCTTTACCAACGGCATTGGCCAAACTGACCTCACTACTTGACAT GAGGATTAGTGACAATAACTTCACAGGAAAGATCCCCGAGTATATCAACAGCTGGAAAGATGTTCAAAAGCT GCACATGCAAGGTTGCTCTCTCGAGGGCCCGATTCCTTCTTCCATATCTTCCCTAACGAGCTTAAGTGACTT GAGGATTAGTGATTTAACAGGTGGGGAATCAACTTTTCCCCAACTAAGCAAAATGAAATCCATGAAAGTGCT GATACTCAGAAGTTGCTTGTTACATGGAGAGATCCCTCCATATATTGGAACCatggaaaaattgaaaaatct GGACCTCAGTTTCAATGATTTGACTGGAGAAATTCCTGAATCATTTGATCAGCttacaaaaattgattttat GTTCCTGACGAGAAATAGACTCACAGGACGAATTCCAGATTGGATTTTACAGAGAAACAAGAATGC TGATCTCTCGTATAATAATTTCACATCTGGACCAATCGAATGCCCGAGAGGGAGTGT AAACCTGGTGGAGAGCCTGTCAACACACTCTGATAAATT TGTGCATCCATGTATGAAGCAAGAGTTTCCTTGTTCTGATACAAAAAATCAAG AGAATTACTCGTTGCGCATCAATTGTGGTGGCAAGGATGTAGATATTGCAAATGGCACCACATACAAAGCTGATTCGGAAGCTAGAGGTGCTTCAATGTTCTACATGGGGCAGGCGCAGAACTGGGCGTTTAGCAGCACGGGGAACTTCATGGATGATGATCTCGACTCTGATAACTATGTTGTCACGAATGTTTCCACGCTTTACAACACCGCCCCGCCAGTATCAGAGCTTTACACAACTGCACGCGTATCTCCCCTCTCCCTGACCTACTATGGCCTTTGCCTCCTGAACGGGAACTACACAGTGACACTCCATTTCGCGGAGATTGCTTTTACAAACGACACTTCATTCAACAGCCTTGGGAGGAGGATATTTGATGTGTACTTGCAG GGGAAGCTGGTTTTGAAGGATTTTAACATTGCAGAGGCGGCTGGTGGACCAGGAAAGcccattataaaaaatttcaccGTCTCTGTGACGAGCCACACTCTCAAAATCCATCTTTACTGGGCAGGAAGAGGGACTACAGGCATCCCCTTTCGAGGAACTTATGGCCCTCTGATATCAGCCATATCAGTCGATCCTA ACTTCAGACCCCCGGTTCATCACAAAAGGATCAGTTCAACTTTGTTGGCTGGAACAATTGCTGGAAGTGTTTGCCTTCTAGCTTTGGTTCTAGGCTTCTTGCACAAGAAAGGCTATTTAGGAGGCAAATCCACTACAGATAAAG AGCTTAGAGGCCTCGATCTACAAACTGGTATCTTCACACTACGACAGATCAAATCCGCGACAAATAACTTTGATCCAGCCAACAAGATTGGCGAGGGCGGTTTTGGTTCCGTTTTCAAG GGGCTGCTGTCAGATGGAACCATAATTGCTGTAAAGCAGCTATCCTCAAAGTCCAAACAGGGAACGCGGGAATTCGTTAACGAGATAGGAATGATATCTGCGTTGCAGCATCCGAATCTCGTGAAGCTTTACGGTTGCTGTGTCGAAGGGAATCACCTGATGCTGGTGTATGAGTACATGGAAAACAACTGCGTCTCTCGTGCTCTTTTTG GGAAGGGCGCGGCTCAGAAGCACCTGCTGGATTGGCCCACAAGGAGGAAAATCTGCCTCGGCATAGCTAGAGGTTTGGCTTATCTGCACGAGGACTCAATGGTGAAGATAGTCCACCGCGACATCAAAACAAGCAACGTATTGCTGGACAAGGATCTGAACGCAAAGATATCTGATTTTGGGCTGGCAAAGCTGAACGAGGATGATAAGACTCACATTAGTACGAGGATTGCTGGGACTAT TGGTTACATGGCACCAGAATACGCGATGCGTGGCTACCTCACGAACAAGGCAGACGTCTACAGTTTCGGCGTGGTGGCGCTGGAAATAGTCAGTGGTAAAAGCAACACCAACTACAGGCCCAAGGAAGACTTCGTATACCTTCTTGACTGG GCTTATGTTCTCCAAGAGAGGGGCAGTCTACTAGAGCTAGTCGACCCGGATTTGGGATCAGCATACTCGTCGGAAGAGGCAATGGTGGTGCTGAATGTGGCTCTTCTGTGCACGAACGCTGCCCCAACCCTGAGGCCGACCATGTCGCAAGTGGTGAGCATGCTGGAGGGTCGGACAGCTGTGCAGGATTTGCTGTCCGACCCGGGATTCTCGACGGCAGACTCCAAGTACAAGGCCATAAGAAACCACTTCTGGCAGCATCCTAGTGTGAGCCTTAGCATGTCCACAGATGCTTCTGATTCTTCCCTTTCAAATCAAGATAGAGTTGTGGATCCCGGAAGCTGA
- the LOC125197252 gene encoding tubulin-folding cofactor C, translating into MEDNEQPSHDSAAAALQQKHAAMLERLANRHQSRATAKPDSNSSGSTQSFLSQFSQSKLSIDAQISRIRTQPNPPEKAELEAISLEISALEKLVAEHSYLLPPYEVRNSLTAIAQLRQTLDDASAAVAPKKKFSFKNKSSKKSADQKGEVVSEVEGSKIIPKLGKLGFMDSSGAPGFRNKDKEKLEMEFKRGEVDGRNGEFTLSNLRDCEVRLKGCLRALFVDNVVKCKVYVGAVMGSVLIEGAEGCVFVLASHQIRIHNAKNCSFYLRVRSRPIIEDSNGVRFAPYCLSYRGIEEDLAEANLDEETGNWANVDDFRWLRALQSPNWSVLPEDARVGMVNIS; encoded by the coding sequence ATGGAAGACAACGAGCAACCGTCGCATGAttctgccgccgccgccctccAGCAGAAGCACGCAGCGATGCTGGAGCGTTTGGCGAACCGCCACCAGTCCCGCGCCACGGCAAAGCCCGACTCCAACTCATCCGGATCCACACAGTCGTTCCTCTCCCAGTTCTCGCAATCGAAGCTCTCAATCGACGCCCAAATCTCCCGGATCCGAACGCAACCCAACCCGCCTGAAAAGGCCGAGCTTGAGGCTATCTCCCTCGAAATCTCTGCCCTCGAGAAGCTGGTCGCGGAGCATTCCTACTTGCTCCCGCCCTACGAAGTCCGCAATTCCCTCACCGCCATCGCCCAACTCAGGCAAACCCTAGATGACGCCTCCGCGGCCGTCGCTCCGAAGAAGAAATTCTCCTTCAAGAATAAATCATCGAAGAAGAGCGCAGATCAGAAGGGTGAAGTCGTTTCTGAAGTGGAGGGCAGTAAGATCATCCCCAAATTGGGAAAGTTAGGGTTTATGGATTCGAGCGGTGCTCCCGGGTTCAGGAACAAGGATAAAGAGAAATTGGAGATGGAATTCAAGAGAGGCGAGGTGGATGGCCGAAATGGGGAGTTCACGCTGTCGAATTTGAGGGATTGTGAGGTGAGATTGAAGGGGTGTCTGAGGGCATTGTTTGTGGATAATGTGGTGAAGTGTAAGGTGTATGTTGGGGCGGTGATGGGTTCGGTTTTGATCGAGGGAGCGGAAGGGTGTGTGTTCGTGCTGGCCTCGCATCAGATTAGGATTCATAATGCTAAGAACTGCAGCTTCTATCTTCGGGTGAGGAGCAGACCTATAATCGAGGACAGTAATGGCGTTAGGTTCGCGCCGTATTGCTTGAGTTACAGAGGGATAGAGGAGGATTTGGCAGAGGCAAATCTTGACGAGGAGACCGGGAATTGGGCGAACGTGGATGATTTTC